A genomic window from Candidatus Kouleothrix ribensis includes:
- the secF gene encoding protein translocase subunit SecF, whose protein sequence is MESIVRHRYIWFLLSLLIILPGLVFLLMPGGGLRPSIDFSGGTLWEFQFPGRQTSDLNTDELTNLFAQQGFEGAKVQISEVSTQGQTFPAVLVRTKSLDPNSGEEQQRTILTALQTRYGKDTRREQVQSVGATVSQESTRSAVIAVIGASVAILIYLTLAFRKAPHPIRYGVCAIVAMLHDVLVVLGVAAILGYFTGLEVDALFLTALLTIISFSVHDTIVVFDRVRENLINRRASETFEAIVNHSIVQTLPRSINTQLTSMFTLTALLLFGGTSIRNFVLVLLIGLISGTYSSIFNAAQLLVVWENQEWRNWFGRREQAAA, encoded by the coding sequence ATGGAAAGTATCGTTCGCCATCGCTATATCTGGTTCTTGCTCTCGCTGCTGATCATCTTGCCTGGGCTGGTGTTTCTGCTGATGCCGGGCGGCGGGCTGCGGCCAAGCATCGACTTCAGCGGCGGCACGCTGTGGGAGTTCCAGTTCCCCGGCCGCCAGACCAGCGATCTGAATACCGATGAGCTCACCAACCTGTTTGCGCAGCAGGGCTTCGAGGGTGCCAAGGTGCAGATCAGCGAGGTGAGCACGCAGGGGCAGACCTTCCCGGCCGTGCTGGTACGCACCAAATCGCTCGACCCGAACAGCGGCGAAGAGCAGCAGCGCACGATCCTGACTGCGCTGCAAACCCGCTATGGCAAAGACACCCGGCGCGAGCAGGTGCAGAGCGTCGGCGCCACCGTCAGCCAGGAATCGACCCGCAGCGCGGTGATTGCCGTGATCGGCGCGAGCGTGGCCATCCTGATCTACCTGACGCTGGCCTTCCGCAAGGCACCGCATCCGATCCGCTACGGCGTGTGCGCAATTGTGGCCATGCTGCACGATGTGCTGGTGGTGCTGGGTGTAGCCGCGATCCTGGGCTACTTTACCGGCCTCGAGGTCGATGCGCTGTTCCTCACGGCACTGCTGACAATCATTAGCTTCTCGGTACACGACACGATCGTGGTATTCGACCGCGTGCGCGAGAACCTGATCAACCGCCGCGCAAGCGAAACGTTCGAGGCGATCGTCAACCACAGCATTGTGCAGACACTACCGCGCTCGATCAATACCCAGCTGACCTCGATGTTCACGCTGACGGCGCTGCTGCTGTTCGGCGGCACAAGCATCCGCAACTTCGTGCTGGTGTTGCTGATCGGCCTGATCAGCGGCACATACTCGTCGATCTTCAACGCCGCGCAGCTGCTGGTGGTGTGGGAGAACCAGGAGTGGCGCAATTGGTTTGGCCGGCGCGAGCAGGCAGCCGCCTAG
- a CDS encoding NAD-binding protein — translation MGFLWNTRLRRGCGLLALVLLAGTIGFMLIEGWTAIQSLFTAVLVVSTLGFSDLRPSDTRGQLLTIVLIVMGVGTLYYLVGVLAQSVIENQLDWNRRRSMQQRVTQLKDHFIVCGFGRVGRQTCQQLRAENCAFVVIDSEEHRIQAINEANYLCVPGDASDDNVLKRAGVERARALLTAVHTDAANVYITLSARALNPALFIVARAATTEAAHKLTIAGANRVISPYILGGRSMAGHALRPAVMDFLDVLVHSEELEMWLEEIRVGPDSWLNGMTIGDAQLRQTTGIAILALRRSSGPLLVNPKDTIVLAPGDTLIVLGSRADVEQAVRRKHLI, via the coding sequence ATGGGCTTCCTCTGGAACACGCGGCTGCGGCGCGGCTGCGGCCTGCTGGCACTCGTCTTGCTCGCCGGCACGATCGGCTTCATGCTGATCGAAGGCTGGACGGCGATCCAATCGCTGTTCACCGCCGTGCTGGTCGTCTCGACACTCGGCTTCAGCGATCTGCGCCCATCGGACACGCGCGGCCAGCTGCTGACAATCGTGCTGATCGTGATGGGCGTAGGAACGCTTTACTATCTGGTGGGTGTCCTGGCGCAGAGTGTGATCGAGAATCAGCTCGATTGGAACAGGCGGCGATCGATGCAGCAACGGGTTACACAGCTCAAAGATCACTTTATTGTGTGCGGGTTTGGGCGGGTTGGGCGGCAGACCTGCCAGCAGTTGCGGGCCGAGAACTGCGCCTTTGTGGTGATCGACAGCGAGGAGCATCGGATTCAGGCGATCAACGAAGCCAACTACCTGTGTGTGCCGGGCGATGCCTCCGACGATAACGTGCTCAAGCGCGCCGGGGTCGAGCGGGCGCGCGCGCTGCTCACCGCAGTGCATACCGACGCGGCGAATGTGTATATCACACTATCGGCGCGGGCGCTCAACCCCGCGCTGTTCATCGTGGCGCGCGCGGCTACCACCGAGGCGGCACACAAGCTGACGATCGCCGGGGCCAATCGGGTGATCTCGCCCTACATTTTGGGCGGCCGCAGCATGGCCGGCCACGCGCTGCGCCCGGCTGTGATGGATTTTCTCGATGTGCTGGTTCACAGCGAAGAGCTTGAGATGTGGTTGGAGGAGATCCGCGTCGGGCCAGACTCGTGGCTGAATGGCATGACGATCGGCGATGCGCAGCTGCGGCAGACCACCGGGATCGCGATTCTGGCCTTGCGCCGGTCGAGCGGCCCCTTGCTGGTCAACCCGAAAGATACGATCGTGCTGGCGCCGGGCGACACCCTGATCGTGCTCGGGTCGCGGGCCGATGTCGAGCAGGCTGTGCGGCGCAAGCACCTGATCTAG
- a CDS encoding polysaccharide deacetylase family protein, whose product MRQTRTIAILLVLAGVAAAAGLAWAVQRRQAACLPTPVLAAELLPNATLAPDAASPNQAAGWGYRTSSGVALQQPSRGQGFDLDGDDRALQLIGIANYVETPAIPVQPGRSYCFSGFALTDQADKGATRVQPLLRWLDAAGAEIGTSAGDWQPVALWQPGASSWSALRAAGRAPDGAAQLRVRLQPAADNRLYLDAMHVRTTSAAPPPAEPPRPLPITIQPWPDGYAAALSFSFDWETTMGGLVHSRSLAAEDPNNAEDPRERGMRMRQGITTTLELFRSYNLRATYYATGYNFLSGNTERRSFMGDPSFSWASPANGWKSDWSGRPWFGSDPYGSIASAPDYYFGDLIAPLLAAGHDIQTHTFSHLYGGYASPAQWQADFAAWQQVAGRQGVAAPRSLAFPWSGSGGMSDANWRALEDAGITSVTRTNRSQSQYQLMRPENPHCAPVPGHARILACPDFYLTARSANQAITLLNSTIAAGGMIDLWAHTEEVTTPAQIAAWTQVVRAASAQRDAGRLWIAPLAEIADWQAGLAKVNVQRVELNGADTANRLAFSITNAHDRGLHGLAIDLPFIVGKCIVNGLELNTQHTTRLTLNLTAGQMVEVQAWPA is encoded by the coding sequence ATGCGCCAAACACGTACAATCGCAATACTGCTCGTGCTCGCCGGTGTGGCTGCGGCGGCCGGGTTGGCCTGGGCCGTGCAGCGCCGCCAGGCAGCCTGCCTGCCCACGCCCGTACTCGCGGCCGAACTGCTGCCCAACGCCACACTCGCGCCCGATGCGGCCAGCCCCAACCAGGCCGCCGGCTGGGGCTACCGCACCAGCAGCGGCGTCGCACTCCAGCAGCCGAGCCGGGGCCAGGGCTTCGACCTCGACGGCGACGACCGCGCGCTACAGCTGATCGGCATTGCTAATTATGTCGAGACGCCGGCAATTCCGGTGCAGCCGGGCCGCAGCTACTGCTTCAGCGGCTTCGCGCTGACCGACCAGGCCGACAAAGGGGCGACCCGCGTGCAGCCGCTGCTTCGCTGGCTCGACGCGGCCGGCGCCGAGATCGGCACTTCGGCCGGCGACTGGCAGCCGGTGGCGCTGTGGCAGCCCGGCGCCAGCAGCTGGTCGGCGCTGCGCGCAGCCGGCCGCGCGCCCGATGGCGCGGCGCAGCTGCGCGTGCGGCTGCAGCCGGCCGCCGACAACCGGCTATACCTTGACGCCATGCACGTGCGCACAACCAGCGCCGCGCCGCCGCCGGCCGAACCGCCCCGGCCGCTGCCGATCACGATCCAGCCCTGGCCAGACGGGTACGCCGCCGCACTGTCGTTCTCGTTCGACTGGGAGACGACCATGGGCGGGCTGGTACACTCGCGCTCGCTGGCAGCCGAAGACCCTAACAACGCTGAAGACCCGCGCGAGCGTGGCATGCGCATGCGCCAGGGCATCACCACCACGCTCGAGCTGTTTCGCAGCTACAACCTGCGCGCAACCTACTACGCCACCGGGTATAATTTCCTGAGCGGCAACACCGAGCGCCGGAGCTTCATGGGCGACCCGAGCTTCAGCTGGGCCAGCCCGGCCAACGGCTGGAAGAGCGACTGGTCGGGCCGGCCCTGGTTTGGCAGCGACCCATACGGTAGCATTGCCAGCGCCCCCGACTACTACTTCGGCGACCTGATCGCACCGCTGCTGGCAGCCGGGCACGATATTCAGACGCATACCTTCAGCCACCTGTACGGCGGCTACGCCAGCCCCGCGCAGTGGCAGGCCGACTTCGCGGCGTGGCAGCAGGTAGCAGGGCGCCAGGGTGTGGCCGCACCACGCTCGCTGGCGTTCCCGTGGAGCGGCAGCGGCGGCATGAGCGACGCCAACTGGCGCGCGCTCGAAGACGCGGGCATCACCTCGGTGACGCGCACCAACCGCAGCCAGAGCCAGTATCAGCTGATGCGGCCCGAGAACCCGCACTGCGCGCCGGTGCCTGGGCACGCGCGCATCCTGGCCTGCCCCGACTTCTACCTGACAGCCAGGAGCGCCAACCAGGCCATCACGCTGCTCAACAGCACGATCGCGGCCGGCGGCATGATCGACCTGTGGGCGCACACCGAGGAAGTGACCACGCCCGCGCAGATCGCCGCCTGGACACAGGTGGTGCGCGCCGCCTCCGCGCAGCGCGACGCCGGCCGGCTGTGGATCGCCCCCCTGGCCGAGATCGCCGACTGGCAGGCCGGGCTGGCAAAGGTCAACGTTCAACGTGTAGAGTTAAACGGCGCCGACACTGCGAATCGATTGGCCTTCTCGATAACGAATGCACATGATCGTGGCCTGCATGGACTGGCGATCGATCTACCTTTTATTGTTGGAAAATGTATCGTGAACGGCCTAGAACTCAACACACAACACACAACACGCCTAACGCTTAACCTGACTGCGGGGCAGATGGTGGAGGTGCAGGCATGGCCCGCGTAG
- a CDS encoding ABC transporter permease codes for MARVALPSRWASALTRQRGPLRTYQWLWLLLCTAGALIVAAPRILSQPLIYTSSASVQADARHRGGLFNGGQPNADYRAVESIAIELLRYLPEGEAPRYRTLGSPQLGVRYEPQADGSVRVVAVGGSPAQAQRLADDAAEAMARSIRAAGGREVFRVLTGSYLVNALQQGTAPATPFEAQLRTIFLNDAFPLSKPPDPDARRITVAQLDAETISDLARALEVRDVELSKIDLPALQARIRSAGIDCRAELAAQGARAPEPCLAEQRLISGLGAIRQAIELLDTPFAPAQPAGVYRSAAAAPGAEIARYTAPLLALATLVGLAFGAAGVAVDRSAGVMAKLREIWAYRELIVNLVLRDMRVRYKGSALGYLWTQLAPLLLMLVFWFVFSRLLSSSISMFPVFLIIGLLVWNFCNEAVVGGARSVLDNANLIKKVFFPREVLPLVSVLASLLNFVLSLPMMFVLMALVQLGTLGRLNFAWTIAYLPVLLIIQSILLAGLALLMSALAVRFRDFVHLIGILMQFWFFLTPVVYAIDSFNTTVLGVPLAQALRWLNPMASLIEFYREILYGQAVSAPNVPTPGLPALTSVLRVLVTAVSILAAGYWFFQRRSGSFGEDI; via the coding sequence ATGGCCCGCGTAGCCCTGCCGAGCCGCTGGGCCAGCGCGCTGACGCGCCAGCGCGGCCCGCTGCGCACCTACCAGTGGCTGTGGCTGCTGCTCTGCACGGCCGGCGCGCTGATCGTCGCTGCGCCACGCATCCTCTCGCAGCCGCTGATCTACACCAGCAGCGCCAGCGTGCAGGCCGATGCGCGCCATCGTGGCGGGCTGTTCAACGGCGGGCAGCCCAACGCCGACTACCGCGCGGTCGAGTCGATCGCGATCGAGCTGCTGCGCTACCTGCCCGAGGGCGAGGCGCCGCGCTATCGCACGCTTGGCTCGCCGCAGCTGGGCGTGCGCTACGAGCCGCAGGCCGACGGCAGTGTGCGCGTGGTGGCGGTAGGCGGCTCGCCCGCGCAGGCGCAGCGCCTGGCCGACGACGCGGCTGAGGCCATGGCCCGCAGCATTCGCGCGGCCGGCGGGCGCGAGGTGTTTCGCGTGCTCACCGGCTCGTACCTGGTGAACGCGCTCCAGCAAGGCACCGCGCCGGCCACGCCGTTCGAGGCCCAGCTGCGCACGATCTTCCTGAACGATGCCTTCCCGCTCAGCAAGCCGCCCGACCCCGACGCGCGCCGGATCACCGTGGCCCAGCTCGACGCCGAGACCATCAGCGACCTGGCGCGCGCGCTCGAGGTGCGCGATGTCGAGCTGAGCAAGATCGACCTGCCGGCGCTGCAGGCGCGCATCCGCAGCGCCGGGATCGACTGCCGGGCCGAGCTGGCGGCCCAGGGCGCGCGCGCGCCCGAGCCGTGCCTGGCCGAGCAGCGGCTGATCAGCGGGCTGGGCGCCATTCGCCAGGCGATCGAGCTGCTCGACACACCATTTGCGCCGGCCCAGCCCGCAGGCGTGTACCGCAGCGCCGCCGCCGCGCCGGGCGCCGAGATCGCGCGCTACACCGCGCCACTCCTGGCGCTGGCTACGCTGGTCGGGCTGGCCTTCGGCGCGGCGGGCGTAGCGGTCGACCGCAGCGCTGGCGTGATGGCCAAGCTGCGCGAGATCTGGGCCTACCGCGAGCTGATCGTCAACCTGGTGCTGCGCGACATGCGCGTGCGCTACAAAGGCAGCGCGCTGGGCTACCTATGGACCCAGCTGGCGCCGCTGTTGCTGATGCTGGTGTTCTGGTTCGTATTCAGCCGGCTGCTGTCGTCGTCGATCAGCATGTTTCCGGTGTTCCTGATCATCGGCCTGCTGGTGTGGAACTTCTGTAACGAGGCGGTGGTGGGCGGCGCACGCAGCGTGCTCGACAACGCCAACCTGATCAAGAAGGTGTTCTTCCCGCGCGAGGTGCTGCCGCTGGTGAGCGTGCTGGCCAGCCTGCTGAACTTCGTACTATCGCTGCCGATGATGTTCGTGCTGATGGCGCTGGTGCAGCTGGGCACGCTTGGCCGGCTGAACTTCGCCTGGACGATCGCGTACCTGCCGGTGCTGCTGATCATCCAGAGCATCCTGCTGGCCGGGCTGGCGCTGCTGATGAGCGCGCTGGCGGTGCGCTTCCGCGATTTCGTCCACCTGATCGGCATCCTGATGCAGTTCTGGTTCTTCCTGACGCCGGTGGTCTACGCGATCGATTCGTTCAACACCACCGTGCTGGGCGTGCCGCTGGCCCAGGCGCTGCGCTGGCTCAACCCGATGGCCTCGCTGATCGAGTTCTACCGCGAGATCCTGTATGGGCAGGCGGTCAGCGCGCCGAACGTACCCACGCCCGGCCTGCCCGCGCTCACCAGCGTGCTGCGCGTGCTGGTCACGGCAGTGAGCATCCTGGCGGCGGGGTACTGGTTCTTCCAGCGCCGCAGCGGCAGCTTTGGCGAGGATATTTAG
- a CDS encoding ABC transporter ATP-binding protein has product MTNVIEFEHVSKRFVINRERADTIQGRFARMLRRQPRGEEFWALRDVSFGVAKGESLGLVGHNGAGKSTALKLMTRILEPSSGSVRMLGRVAALLELGSGFHPELSGRENVFLNGSLLGFSRREMRAKLPEIVEFAEIGNFIDMEVKHYSSGMYTRLAFAVATAVDPEILITDEVLAVGDESFQRKCMDRIYRFRQLGKTIIFVSHALDTVRALCDQAIWLDHGVARAAGPASQVIDTYLADVNRREQERALGQSAATEEGIGQRHGSREVEITRVELLDRDGHERLVFQTHAPLTMRMHYLAHQRIERPVFGMAIHHENGVWIYGPNTHFDNLAIPQIDGVGYVDFQIDALPLLAGRYLISAAVHDQSELHAYDVHDRRFRLVVQSDAARDRYGMFAIPHAWEWHAGPG; this is encoded by the coding sequence ATGACCAATGTCATCGAGTTCGAGCATGTCAGCAAGCGCTTCGTGATCAACCGCGAGCGCGCCGACACCATCCAGGGCCGGTTCGCGCGCATGCTGCGCCGCCAGCCGCGCGGCGAGGAGTTCTGGGCGCTGCGCGATGTGAGCTTTGGTGTGGCGAAGGGCGAGAGCCTGGGGCTGGTGGGCCATAACGGCGCCGGCAAGAGCACCGCGCTCAAGCTGATGACGCGCATCCTCGAGCCAAGCAGCGGCAGCGTGCGCATGCTCGGCCGCGTGGCCGCGCTGCTCGAGCTGGGCAGCGGCTTCCACCCCGAGCTGAGCGGGCGCGAGAATGTGTTCCTGAACGGCTCGCTGCTGGGCTTCAGCCGCCGCGAGATGCGCGCCAAGCTGCCCGAGATCGTCGAGTTCGCCGAGATTGGCAACTTCATCGATATGGAGGTCAAGCACTACTCGTCGGGCATGTATACGCGCCTGGCCTTCGCGGTTGCCACGGCAGTCGACCCCGAGATCCTGATCACCGACGAGGTGCTGGCGGTCGGCGACGAGTCGTTCCAGCGCAAGTGCATGGATCGGATCTACCGCTTCCGGCAGCTCGGCAAGACGATCATCTTTGTGTCGCATGCGCTCGATACGGTGCGCGCACTGTGCGACCAGGCGATCTGGCTCGATCACGGCGTGGCGCGCGCGGCCGGCCCGGCCAGCCAGGTGATCGACACCTACCTGGCCGACGTGAACCGCCGCGAGCAAGAGCGCGCGCTGGGCCAGTCGGCCGCGACCGAAGAGGGCATCGGCCAGCGCCACGGCAGCCGCGAAGTCGAGATCACCCGCGTCGAGCTGCTCGACCGCGACGGCCACGAGCGGCTGGTATTCCAGACCCACGCGCCGCTGACGATGCGCATGCACTACCTGGCGCACCAGCGCATCGAGCGGCCGGTGTTCGGCATGGCCATTCATCATGAGAACGGCGTGTGGATCTATGGCCCGAATACGCACTTCGACAATCTCGCGATCCCGCAGATCGATGGGGTTGGGTATGTCGACTTCCAGATCGACGCGCTGCCGCTGCTGGCCGGGCGCTACCTGATCAGCGCTGCTGTACACGACCAGAGCGAGCTGCACGCCTACGACGTACACGACCGGCGCTTCCGCCTGGTGGTGCAGAGCGACGCCGCGCGCGACCGCTACGGTATGTTCGCGATCCCGCACGCGTGGGAGTGGCACGCAGGGCCAGGGTAG
- a CDS encoding glycosyltransferase — MRRILFVSTDLVGPAMAGPGIRAWELAHALARHCQVTLAAPDRAAPPASTAVHTRPYRLGQAGALDAALAQADVVVGQGFVFEQHPELLACDLPLAIDMYDPLIIEGLALYAGADLAAAEAQHARYQALTEAQLRRGDFFFCATAAQRDYWLGALTGVGRITPASVRATDRALLQLIDLVPSGIDPTPPQLAAPALRGTHPALGPDSVIALWAGGLWDWFDPQIVVRAVAALRDECPTLRLVFFAGARPNPHGAPFTTHNHAEAQALAAELGLLDRSVVFLERWVPYAERGALLADADIGVSAHLPGIETHFAFRTRLLDYLWARLPVVSSTGDSLGAGLAQAGCATLVPPHDLAGWVAALRQLALDPARRQAMRTAAEHYAGEWVWEKIAQPLAQFCAEPYRIPSSTPAADWRVAALEAALAERARYVQHVEAEYQRAVAALGRRKPGVLARITGRLRSYLKQVS; from the coding sequence ATGCGCCGCATTCTATTCGTCAGCACCGATCTAGTCGGCCCGGCCATGGCCGGGCCAGGCATCCGCGCCTGGGAGCTGGCGCACGCGCTGGCCAGGCACTGCCAGGTGACGCTGGCCGCGCCCGATCGCGCCGCGCCGCCGGCCAGCACCGCCGTGCATACGCGGCCCTACCGGCTCGGCCAGGCCGGCGCGCTCGATGCCGCGCTTGCACAGGCCGACGTAGTGGTGGGCCAGGGCTTCGTGTTCGAGCAGCACCCCGAGCTGCTGGCCTGCGACCTGCCGCTGGCGATCGACATGTACGACCCGCTGATCATCGAGGGCCTCGCGCTATACGCCGGCGCTGATCTGGCGGCGGCCGAGGCCCAGCACGCGCGCTACCAGGCCCTGACCGAGGCCCAGCTGCGGCGCGGCGACTTCTTCTTCTGCGCGACGGCGGCCCAGCGCGATTACTGGCTCGGCGCGCTCACCGGCGTCGGGCGGATCACACCGGCCAGCGTACGCGCCACCGACCGCGCGCTGCTCCAGCTGATCGACCTGGTGCCCTCGGGGATCGACCCGACGCCGCCCCAGCTGGCTGCGCCGGCGCTGCGCGGCACGCACCCCGCGCTCGGCCCCGACTCGGTGATCGCGCTGTGGGCCGGCGGGCTGTGGGATTGGTTCGACCCGCAGATTGTGGTGCGCGCAGTGGCGGCGCTGCGCGACGAGTGCCCAACCCTGCGGCTGGTGTTCTTCGCCGGCGCACGCCCCAACCCGCACGGCGCGCCGTTCACCACCCACAACCACGCCGAGGCCCAGGCGCTGGCCGCCGAGCTAGGCCTGCTCGACCGCTCGGTGGTGTTTCTCGAGCGCTGGGTACCCTACGCCGAGCGTGGCGCGCTGCTGGCCGACGCCGATATCGGCGTGTCGGCGCACCTGCCCGGCATCGAGACGCACTTCGCCTTTCGTACGCGCCTGCTCGACTACCTGTGGGCGCGGCTGCCGGTAGTGTCTAGCACGGGCGACAGCCTAGGCGCCGGGTTGGCCCAGGCCGGCTGCGCCACGCTGGTGCCGCCGCACGATCTGGCCGGCTGGGTGGCGGCGCTGCGGCAGCTGGCGCTCGATCCGGCGCGGCGCCAGGCCATGCGCACGGCGGCCGAGCACTACGCAGGTGAGTGGGTGTGGGAAAAGATCGCGCAGCCGTTGGCACAGTTCTGCGCCGAGCCGTACCGCATCCCATCTAGCACGCCAGCCGCTGACTGGCGAGTGGCTGCGCTAGAGGCGGCACTGGCCGAGCGCGCGCGCTACGTGCAGCATGTCGAAGCGGAGTATCAGCGCGCTGTGGCAGCACTAGGGCGCCGCAAGCCGGGGGTGCTCGCACGAATTACCGGGCGCCTAAGAAGCTATCTGAAGCAGGTTAGCTAA
- a CDS encoding glycosyltransferase, translating into MLTWHSSFAALTGYSGSSLAYVLGLDALGLAVRPLYLYGTDYDEQVQAGGMHPRIHALQAQPLRLDAPQVVYAPGDRFSKNSGRYRIGFTMLETDRLPPSWVEQANQMDEVWTPSAWGAEVFRASGVVRPVYVVPLGVDAARFQPAPPRTLLCDRTIFLSVFEWGERKGWEVLLRAYAAAFKPGDPVLLLLKIDCRMPLPNPVKELAHALPTQHPPVGLIYNQPLSGAQLVELYQGADCFVLPSRGEGWGMPILEAMACGVPAIATDWSAPTTFLNQQNGYPLPIRGLVPTGSAAPHYHGAQWAEPDADALVELLRRVAANPAERRARGQAARQEAERWPWARGVAAIAARLRALGA; encoded by the coding sequence ATGCTCACCTGGCATTCCTCGTTTGCCGCGCTCACCGGCTACAGTGGCTCGTCGCTGGCCTACGTGCTTGGGCTCGACGCGCTGGGCCTGGCGGTGCGCCCGCTATACTTGTATGGCACCGACTACGACGAGCAGGTGCAGGCCGGCGGCATGCACCCACGCATCCACGCGCTGCAGGCCCAGCCGCTGCGGCTCGATGCGCCGCAGGTAGTGTACGCGCCTGGCGACCGCTTCAGCAAGAACAGTGGACGCTACCGCATCGGCTTCACCATGCTCGAGACCGACCGCCTGCCGCCGAGCTGGGTCGAGCAGGCCAACCAGATGGACGAAGTCTGGACGCCGAGCGCGTGGGGCGCCGAGGTCTTCCGCGCCAGCGGGGTCGTGCGGCCAGTCTACGTGGTGCCGCTGGGCGTCGACGCCGCGCGCTTCCAGCCGGCGCCGCCACGCACGCTGCTGTGCGACCGCACGATCTTCCTATCGGTGTTCGAGTGGGGCGAGCGCAAGGGCTGGGAGGTGCTGCTGCGCGCGTACGCTGCGGCGTTCAAGCCCGGCGACCCGGTGCTGCTGCTGCTGAAGATCGACTGCCGCATGCCGCTGCCGAACCCAGTGAAGGAGCTGGCGCACGCGCTGCCCACGCAGCACCCGCCGGTCGGCCTGATCTACAACCAGCCGCTCAGCGGCGCCCAGCTGGTCGAGCTGTATCAGGGCGCCGACTGCTTCGTGCTGCCGAGCCGTGGTGAGGGCTGGGGCATGCCCATCCTCGAGGCCATGGCCTGTGGGGTGCCGGCGATCGCCACCGATTGGAGCGCGCCAACGACCTTTCTGAACCAGCAGAACGGCTACCCGCTGCCGATTCGCGGCCTGGTGCCTACCGGCAGCGCGGCGCCGCACTACCATGGCGCCCAGTGGGCCGAACCCGACGCCGACGCGCTGGTCGAGCTGCTGCGGCGTGTAGCGGCGAACCCGGCCGAGCGCCGAGCCAGGGGCCAGGCCGCGCGCCAGGAAGCCGAGCGCTGGCCGTGGGCGCGCGGAGTCGCGGCGATTGCGGCGCGGCTGCGCGCGCTCGGTGCCTAA